The Diceros bicornis minor isolate mBicDic1 chromosome 18, mDicBic1.mat.cur, whole genome shotgun sequence sequence ctctcatcaCTTACATCCGATCCTCAATAAgtacaataaatatttctcaaatccaAGCCACTTCTTAGCATCTTCATCAATACACTAGACCATGCCACTGCCATATCTCACCTACAGCATTGCAGCAGCCTCTTTTACTgatctctctgctcccactcttgTCTATCTATAATTCATTCTCTGCAGAACAGCCATTGAGAGTTTCTCCAAAATTAATCGTGATCGCTGTCACTCTGTTTGAATCTCTCTGATACAGCTTGCCAAGCCCTATGTGATCTGATCCTACACTCATCTGGTACAGCTTTGTGATTGAGTTGGAATTTTCTCCTGCTCATTGTGCCTTCTCTCAGAGTTTCTCTTGTCTTTctgctctttttatttcttttaatttttttttttgcttttcttttctttttttccagctttattgaaatataattgacatgtaatatATCAAACATTACATCATACACCTTTATCTTTTACTTGTGGGGAATAACTGCCCGTGATGTAAGGCATCACCACTACCACAACCCTCCCTCTGTACTCAACTTCTTTTGGATTGAAGATGCTGAGGATAGGAGGATAGCAATGAGGTTACATGGATCCTGGGTCTGTGATACAGGGCAGACATAGTGGTTGGTTGGAGAAATGTCCAACTATTCTCAAATAGTCTCTATTTCATAATGCAAGGCCTGATTATGTCCTGCAGCAAAGACTGTTTAAATACTTAATCCAGCTCCATCTACCTTATAGTTATCAAGAGTCTTCTCAAATTCTGTATTAGTTTGTCTTCCAGTCTTATTTTAATGCATGTATAAATTACAGGCATGACTCACATATACAAAACttactttcctttatttctctgtAACTAAAATAACTTAATTCAGAAGTCTCCATGTCTGCCAATGGTGAAAATTCAATCTTGTCAATAAAAAGTAACTCAACTACTTCTTCTTTAAAGCTTCTTCTTGTGGAAAGTATATACATATTCAAATTCTGGATTCTTCCTTTTCGTCTTCTTCTTGCCTTCTTCCTGGGAATCATGTAAGTTCCTAGGGTCTTAGGTATTGTTTCAGCTTTGGGGAAGGAGCATGGAGTCTACATATTATCATTTGTCTTCAATATCCCCCACTGAGGTGTGGTTTGTCCCATTTGTTCTTGGACATCAGACTAGGTACCAGCTATGTCACTGCTCATGTCCAAGCCTCCAGTCCCACAACTGTCAGATCCACTCACTCTATGCCCTTCGTAAAACCACGAGCCCTTTTCAATCAGACATCTCTCAACTCCTCCATCTCAGTCCCATTTTGGAGTCTTAGAAACTCTTGGCTATTTGCTCTGCACCATCTTGGCATATCTTCAGTTGTAATGTAGCCCTGGTTTGTCCAGTTAGCCATCTTTCTTGGAAATTGTTCTCTACTATTCCAGCACATTGCTGGTCAGTGTCATATAGGGCAGGGGGCTTCTCCAAGAATCTGACAATCTCCCAGAGATAAACTATGGAATCAAAGCCCAAGATTTTTTGCTTTAGAGTGCCCATCCGGGTGATTCTATGGTCTCTCCACCAATAGATGGTGTGTGGGGGAAGGAAAGGGCCTTCATAGGGGCACACCAACATCTAAATTCCCCTTGGGATCCACCTTTCAACTCTTACTGCCTTAAGAGTAGCAAAGGTGCTTGCattcttcactttctctttcctATATTTTGGCCTGTGGTACAAATTTTATGCTCTTGGTCTCTTAATCCAATATTTTACGACTTTTGAAATGGCTTTTCTCTCCCCGCAATACCTAGCTCTAAGTTTATAGATTTTGATATAAATTTACGGAAGTCTACAAAGGAGTTCAAGAATGATGAATTTGACTCTTCCAGGCTGTACCTCTCTTGAGAGTCACTATCTTTTGAAATCCAGggcaatgaaagagaagacaaatgGGTTCCAATAATTcttgggaaggggagaggggagaagcaATGCCTTAACATCTTAAAAATATCATCCCTTGCTacactgtttttcatttctcttgtaggtttttatatttttccgtgtctttcaaagaattttattaGGAAGATATAAAATACTACATCAGGGGTTGCCAGCCAGTTGCTATTTTAAACTGAAGgtcttgtgtttattttttatggaagCAAATTTCACATACAGAAATTTTCCTTCATCTCGGGCATTTTCTTCATGGAGCCATACCTGAGAAGAAGAagctgggaaccaaacccagggcTAGAAGGGACAAGTGCCAAAAGAAGACAGAAGGAAGTGTAGAAGAGCTTTGTATACCTCACAGTTTGCTCCAAGCCATACTTGGTTTTATCTAAGCATTACATAGATggtgtatcagtttcctaggactgctgtAACAGATCATCACAAACTGGatcacttaaaacaacagaaatttattcccttaCAGTTGTGGggactagaagtctgaaatcaaggtgtcagcagagttggttccttctagaGGCTTTAAGGGGGAATCTgtcccatgcctctctcctagcttctggtggttctggcaatccttggcattccctgGCTTGTGGATGCCTCACTCtgatctctgtctccatcttcacacggcattctcctctctgtgtgtctctgtgtcttcacatggccttcttataaggataccagtcattggattgAAGACCCACTCTTATCCAGTatcacctcatcttaactaattatatctgcaaagaccctatttccaaataaggtcccattctGAGTTTCCAAGTGGATATGAATTTGGACAGAGACACTATCCAGCTCAGTACAGGTGAAAAAAATACCTTGAAGTTGTTCTGTGATAAAATATGGCAGTATTTCTCCAGAAGCTCCCAGATGAGCCACACAACAGATTTCGATTGGAAAGTTGAGAAGGGCAGCAGTTTGGGAGTAGAGTCATGTTGTCTTAGTGAAAATTTTTAGATCAGGTGGACTTTTGAAGATATAAATGGTTagcatttgatatttttattattggcATTCTCACTTTTCTAGCATCTATAACGTCTAGCCCTCTTTCGTTTTCCACTCTATCTAGTCAATAGCTCCCGTAAAAAAAAAGCACTAGATTGGAATTCAAAATCTTGGCTTAAAGTCTTATTTCTGTCATTTACCGTCTGTTAGGCCCTAAGCAAGTCATCTCCCTGAGCCTCGACATCCTCAACTGTAACATAATTAAATTTCCAATGATCCTTTTTGTGAATTTGTGACATTTTTACCTCTGACGTTATTAAAACTTAAAACCACAAGAAGACTTTTAGGATACTGCATTTTATTGAGGAAGAAAGGCACTGCATAATATCAGAGATAAATTCCTATCCCGAATAGTTAAGTACAAAAATATGTTGGTGTTTGAGGCATAGACTCTAGTTGCCTCGAAATGCGTTTACTTGGAGCATGTATTTATCTGGCGTTATTAAGTGATGCTCCAGGTCAGCAGAAAACATGGACCATCCTGTAAATAAGTGTGTATACAGCCGAGAACCATGGAATACCTCTCCGGGTTTCGAATGCCCCAAAGCACAAGGCATAGGGTATGCTGTGTAGATATTTGGTTTATGTTTCATGCAGTAGACAAGAGAGATGGAAAggtgagagggagaaaggaaatgagaatgAGCTAATTAGAATTCCATCgtctctctgagtttcagtttcctcattcctAAAGTGAAGTTGATGATTCCTCTTTCCTTAGTGCCCTCTAACACTGGGAATGTGACACAGCTTCAGTAGTTATCACATTATCAAGCTCCAAAGCGCCTAGCACCCCGCCAGCATGTGGTAAGTGTGCAATATGTGTTTTTTAGCAAATGAAGGAATGATTATGTCCTGGCTACCTCAAGAGGTTGTTCTGAAGTGTGGCTTGTTATTATTACCTATGGCACCCTCTACTGCTGGTTAGAAATAGCTGGCGCAGTTTGCCTTTTGCCAacgttttttctttatttggcaGTTTCTGCTTTGGCCACTAGATAGCAGAAGAGGAAAGttcctttaaaatagggagagcaGGAAAGATGCTCCGGAGATGTTGGCTGCAATGTGAATAAAGCGGCCATTCCTGGGGTTAATTAAGCAAAACAGGTAGCCAGCATTTCACCGAACACATTGGAAGGAAGCAAAGCCTCCACAAGGCTCACTTTGAGCCTAGGTAGACACAAAGATAAAAAACTCTCTGCAGGCAGTAATAAAAACAATAGCCTTGAACAAAATATTCTGGAACACCATGGAGAGAATTAGCAGAACTGGGACAATGCAAGGGGGAGGAAGCCGGATCAGATCAACCACCATGATTAAGGGTTATCATTTGCACAGAGAAACCCTGAGCTGATATGAAAACTCCACTGGATACAAGAGTTGCTGCACATATTTCAGTTTCATTTCATGCAGATTAAAATGTATGTAGTTCTCATTTCAGAGTCAGTTTTAGCAAATCCTTGTGTCATCTATTTAAAGTCATCAAAGAACTCCCCTAAATATTGTTACATGGGAGAACCTGTGCTGTACAGATACCAGTTTACTGTAGAAACTGGAGTTCAGAGTGGGCAAAAGAAAGTAACTGGAATGTAATGTTGCCTTTTTAAAGCCTTGCTATGATCTGGGAGCACTGCATGTCACTTACAGATGTACCAGACAGCTCCACTTGCAGAGATTCTGAGCTCGCCAAgaaattttctgattataaatggACTTTGTCTGTAGATCTGCCTCCAGGGAGAAAAAGCTACCGTGGTTCCAGCACAAGCCCTCCTGACCTGTGTATTTTTCACTGTAACTTAATAAACTGGTATTCTGTTTTAAACTTCAGTCTCCTATGAGCTTGGTCAATGTGAATTGCCACCCGAACAAATGAACTATCTGAGCCTGTCGAACTCACAACCTCAGACAGTGTTGAAGTCTGTGTTGAATGCCTCCTATGACACCTCTTGGTGGCCAACCAAGACTCTGGGTGACTATTCTTTCACACTTCTATGGCCATGATTCTCCATCCCAGTTGCATATCAAAATTATCCATGAAGATTTCTACTAATGCAGATTCCCAGACTCTAGTCCCCAAGATTCTAATTCAATAGATCTGGGGTTGATCTGGGAATTGGTATTCCTAAGAAGCCCAATTGATCCCAGTGAGGCTGGCCCTACACCTGCAATGTTTGAGAACCATTCATCTTGAATATAATTCCATAGGTTAGTCCAGGACCACAGAATCatggaatattttatttgaaaaaggcCTCCAGATCAATAAGAAGTCTTTTCTACAGCATCCCCGAACCCTCAGGTTCCCTTGGAAGCTGGGTATAAAGGAGCCAGGCAGGAAGCTGCTAGGCAGTAAAgcttaacaacaataaaaaatcgGCAGACCTCTGGGAGCTTTGGCCTTTAACTAGAAGTATCAAAAGAGTCCCATTAGCTCTTGGGGAAATGGccctgtctggcagaaaatgcgTATATGAGACCAAAGTCAGATACATAATTTGTGAgcccagtgcaaaataaaaaattatcaagaatttcaagatgatgaCAGCAGAGCAGTAAACCAAGGGTGGGACCCTTCTGCACATGCGGCCCTGTGCAACCACACAGGTCACAGGCCTGTGAAGTTGGCCCTATACAGGACTATTGGGATGGGGCTACAACTGAGGATGATGCTTTGTAAATCAAGGGATATCTGTGTTCTCATCTGATCCTCCTTTCAATCTGCTTGTTTTTCTGCATCCCCACAGCAGCCAAGGCCATCTctgtaaaatgcaaatctgactgTGTCACTCCCCTGCATAAAATGATTCAGTGGCATCCCATTGCTCTAGGATCAGGTCTAAAGTCTGGCCCACAAGTCGCTTTGCGATCTGACCccgcctccctctctctccatgttCCCCATTCTCTCTCTATACTCCCATCAACAGCTCATATTTCAATTCTCCCAATTTTCCAGGCTTCTTTCTGCTCAGATCTCTTACAAATGCTGTTCTCTGTGGCTAGAAGAATCTTCCCTACCTGTCCTAACCTAACTAAATGCTGCATATCCTTCAGGTCACAGGTTAAATGTCTCTTCCTCATGGAAGCTTTCTCTGACCCACGTTCAGACACACTCTCCTACCACCCTCTCCTTATCTTTTATAAACTTATTCCCAGTATTTTGTGCAATTATTTGTTGAACGTCTGTCTCCCCTGCAAGACTAAATGCTTCTCAATCTTATtattgcttagcacagtgcctggaacacaggaggtgctcagaatgtatttttaaattaatgaatgaaaaaaccAACAAATGAAGAAAGGGCCAAAATGTCAGGCACTGGGTGTGTTCCTCTCATTAAAGAAACACATCTAGTCCCAAGGCCTACTGACCTGATGGCCCAAATCACTCCACGTATGGATACTTGACATTTAAACTTCTCTTATATAAGGGGTGACCATACTTCACAATTTTTCCAGGACAATCTGATTTTTTAACAGTGTGCTTATTAACAGCACTTACTTATGCTCACCAAACTGCCTGTTTGGACAATGAATTATATGGACACCCTGCTTATAGACCACACTTTGGTAGCATGTGaaccatctctctttctctttctctctctgcataGGTGAATTGATGAGAGACAGCTCCTGTGTTTTGGTGGCTCTGGTATTAACAGTAAGAGCTTAAGTTATTAAACTGAGCAGCTGTAATCTGTAAGGTCTCCTAGAGCCATGGGGATTAATGTATTTTTACTCCAGAGCCAATGTAGCTATTCCGACGAGCTAGGCTTTGCTTCCTGCAATCCTCGACTGACCCCGTTGCCTTTCTTGAGACCCACCTTCCAACCGTGAGAGATGTCATGGAGTTTTACTTGGAGATTGACCCCGTCACCTTGAACCTGATCATCCTAGTTGTGAGCTACGTCATCTTGCTCCTGGTTTTCCTCATCTCCTGCGTGCTGTATGACTGCCGAGGCAAGGACCCCAGTAAGGAAGATGCTCCCGAGGCCAATCTTGATGCCCAGCCCTCCATCCGCTTGGTGGTGATGCAGCAAAATGCTCCAGGGGGCCCCTGGGCAAGGGGACCTGGCCTCCATTTTGGGGATGCTGCTCCACTAGGGAAGAAAAGTACAGTGGTGTGAGGCTGGCAGGGCATACTGGGGAGAGAGCACTATACATCCTGGACAAACCATTCTTCACGTGGCCGCAATTTTCTCAGCACACGGGTCCTGCTTGGTTACCTAAGCAGCAACTCTGCCTTACTTTCTGCTTTCCCATCACCCTCTTTGTGGATAAAGCAACTGTTTAAGGTAAGAAGCCCACGGTGGCTTTGGTCAAGTTCTCCAGATGCAAAATCACAGCAATGCTATTGTTTAGTGATGTTGGTTACTGGTACATTCCTGATCATGCCGTCCTTGCCACTTCTAGGAAAGACTGATGCTTGAGTAAGGCGTAGGGGCAGAGaactttttccttcttccattcTAGGTTTTTTGGCTGGCCTAATAATTAAGTTGACttaaaacagattaacaggagaaaaacaaatctaaTTTTGTATGTATGGGAGCCCCATAAAAAAATATGAGACCCAACGAAGTGTCCAGAGCAggcagcttttataccttttagacaaagaaacaaaaatttgtgaaaaattgaTAAGACAAAGAAGTTTAGGGTTGGAGTAGTAAGTTAGTGAAGAAAAAACAAGTTTTGTTTATATAGCCTTCTTGGCCCCTAAATACCCTAtttctggtgataaggatgccttCTACCCTCCTCATACagggagggtacctttcacatggaagatttatttctatttcctgctttcagggggacataggagggtcagagtctCCTTCTTGTACTGGCTGTTTCTCAAgtgactttaattcaaaataatcagtatgccaaaatggcatattttgggggggcatattctgctccccttcaaagAGTTTACAGAAGAGAATGcacagtgtatgtgtgtgtgtgtatgtgtgtgtataatgagGAATGAGACTAGCTCAAATCTATCCTATATTTAGCAAATCCTTTCTTTTCAAGGCAACCATCGAACTTTTCCAGACttcagattattattattattatttctatacaTACCAGCTCTTCACATTTTATTCCCCGCTGTGAATCAGTACAATGAACACAGAAATTATAGAGCATAGTGGTTAACTGACAAAGCTTGGATTCTGGGTTCAAACCCTGCCTCCTccacttaccagctgggtgaccaGGCTAGgacacttgctgtgtgaccaggGCCACCTCTTTGTGCCACAAGGCTAGTGGTAGGACCTGTGGGCTGTTTGGGgtatttaaatgagttaattcactGAAAGCACCTGAGACAGTGCTTGGCACCTAGGTTAGCTGTTATgatgattattaatattattctcGTTCATATTTCTCATCAAGAAGTTTAATCTCAGTCCTCAAATTCGACTTGGTCCAATACAAAGTTACTGAGGACTCGTTGCAAAATGTTGAGGTCTCCTAGCTTGGTGTTTCTTTCCCTCGAGCACTGCTTGCTCTCTTCTCACTCCCTTTCTGTGTAGCTATTAaccaattttcttttctctgctcgTTCATCTGCTGCCATAATTTTGAATTATTGTCTCCATTGTGTGTTTTTTTATTAATCCTCCCTTCTGCGAGCTCAGAGCAACCTGTATGTTCCATTGGTGACTTCCTAAACCCCTTCTTCCAATGAGGCACTGGgtggaaatacaaagaaatgagtGTCATGACCTCTGCCCTCCAGTCTTGGCTGCCTAACAGGAAAAGGAGTCAGGCATGACTTAGATGATGAAGGCCAAGAATGCATTGCTGATATTCTGCCAGAAGTCGACAAAGAGTGCAGGAGTCCACAGAGACATGAGAGCCTAGAAACATTTGAATAATGTTGAATCGCCGATTTCATCTCAGACTCAGACATCAAAGATAAGATGATATGTCTTGAAAGGTAAGTGGCTATTTTCTAGAAGGACAAAAGTGTGTGGGGGGCTTGGAGGATGGGACAGGTGATGGCATTTTAGACAGAAGGGATAACATAAACAAAGCTTGGAAGCAGAAATTGTGGAGTTCACTGACTCTGATAGGTTCCAAAACTGTGGAAAAAAGtgagaaattaaatttcaatttatCCTATGGAAAACTGAAGAGGCGGGATGGCCCAGCCTGCCCTGCCAGCTTCATCAATGGGAACTATTTTGCCCTTGGATTGTTAAGTagctagaataaaaataaagataatctgttattttgttttcagatttttaatatttttaactttcttcatattttatcagaaaatcatattttttcttaagtatgtgatttgaaaaatatattgaaaattcttcagaggaatttttttcttttatgtcaaGAAGCCATCTCCACTTTACAAtaagaatgtaaaataaatgggaaaataaagtAAATTCACAAGCAGTTTCTAAGAACCTGCCCATTCCCTAGTGTGAACTTTGC is a genomic window containing:
- the SMIM36 gene encoding small integral membrane protein 36 gives rise to the protein MEFYLEIDPVTLNLIILVVSYVILLLVFLISCVLYDCRGKDPSKEDAPEANLDAQPSIRLVVMQQNAPGGPWARGPGLHFGDAAPLGKKSTVV